In Lactococcus garvieae subsp. garvieae, the following proteins share a genomic window:
- a CDS encoding branched-chain amino acid aminotransferase — protein MTVELDWENLGFEYRELPYRYISHFKDGKWDDGKLTGDATLHLSEGSPALHYGQQGFEGLKAYRTKSGKINLFRPDRNAERLQATARRLRMAEVPTDKFIDAVKQVVKANEDFVPPYGTGATLYLRPLLIGVGGLVGVKPADEYIFTIFAVPVGSYFKGGLVPTNFLVSRDYDRAAPHGTGAAKVGGNYAASIEPGQKAHEAGYSDVIYLDPATHTKIEEVGAANFFGITKNNEFITPLSPSILPSITKYSLLQLAEERLGMKAIEGDVFVDQLDDFVEAGACGTAAVISPIGAIDDQDKHHVFYSETEVGPVTQRLYNELVGIQFGDKEAPEGWIYTVE, from the coding sequence ATGACAGTTGAATTAGATTGGGAAAATTTAGGTTTTGAATACAGAGAGTTGCCTTATCGCTATATTTCACATTTTAAAGATGGGAAATGGGATGATGGAAAACTTACAGGCGATGCAACTTTGCACCTTTCGGAAGGCTCGCCAGCGCTTCACTATGGTCAACAGGGGTTTGAAGGGCTCAAAGCCTACCGTACAAAATCCGGAAAAATAAATCTTTTTCGTCCTGACCGCAACGCTGAGCGTTTACAAGCTACAGCACGTCGCTTACGTATGGCGGAAGTGCCAACAGATAAGTTTATCGATGCCGTAAAACAAGTCGTTAAGGCAAATGAAGACTTCGTCCCTCCTTATGGAACTGGAGCTACGCTTTACCTTCGCCCATTATTAATAGGTGTGGGCGGCCTTGTTGGGGTAAAACCAGCAGATGAATATATCTTTACAATTTTTGCAGTTCCCGTAGGTTCTTACTTTAAAGGTGGTCTTGTGCCAACAAACTTCCTCGTGTCCCGTGATTATGACCGTGCAGCGCCACATGGTACAGGTGCGGCAAAAGTCGGGGGGAACTATGCCGCTTCGATTGAACCAGGACAAAAAGCACATGAAGCTGGCTACTCTGATGTAATTTATCTTGACCCTGCCACGCACACTAAGATTGAAGAAGTGGGTGCAGCAAACTTCTTTGGGATTACCAAGAATAATGAGTTTATCACGCCGTTAAGCCCTTCAATTTTGCCTTCTATCACGAAATATTCTTTATTACAATTGGCTGAAGAGCGTTTGGGAATGAAAGCCATTGAAGGTGACGTTTTTGTGGATCAGTTAGATGATTTTGTCGAAGCAGGCGCTTGTGGTACAGCTGCAGTCATTTCACCGATTGGTGCTATTGATGATCAGGATAAACACCATGTTTTTTATTCAGAAACAGAAGTCGGCCCAGTGACGCAACGCTTATACAATGAACTTGTTGGTATTCAATTTGGCGATAAGGAAGCTCCAGAAGGTTGGATTTATACCGTTGAATAA
- a CDS encoding mechanosensitive ion channel family protein, with the protein MNILRINFQELGQLLLDKLIYVFLVSLLFFILYRISVRIVETLFKNYSNRSWADASRIMTLARLTKSGLTYLTAFLWIYTTLSILGVPVGSVLAGAGILGVALGFAGRDLVADIINGFFIIVEHQINVGDWIRFENLGIEGEVTAVGIRSITLISDDGATAFIPNRNIESLKNFSYKDRTMNLDIPVTAENLETMKAQILRVNAEYPQVVYNGIITQDESIFIRSLLTANLSEINGLRMEIMNKYYTK; encoded by the coding sequence ATGAATATTCTTAGAATAAACTTTCAAGAACTCGGACAACTCTTGTTGGATAAATTAATCTACGTCTTTTTAGTCAGTCTTTTGTTTTTTATTTTATACCGGATCAGTGTCCGCATCGTAGAAACGCTTTTCAAAAACTACAGCAATCGTTCTTGGGCAGACGCTTCTCGGATAATGACTTTAGCCCGCTTAACAAAAAGTGGTTTAACTTATCTGACAGCTTTTCTCTGGATCTATACTACCCTCTCTATTCTTGGTGTTCCTGTAGGAAGTGTGCTTGCCGGTGCTGGTATTCTCGGTGTTGCTCTTGGTTTTGCGGGGCGTGATCTCGTCGCCGATATCATCAACGGCTTCTTTATTATCGTCGAACATCAGATTAATGTGGGCGATTGGATTCGCTTTGAAAATCTAGGTATCGAAGGGGAAGTCACTGCTGTAGGTATTCGCTCAATCACTTTAATTTCAGATGATGGCGCTACAGCCTTCATCCCTAACCGTAATATTGAATCCTTGAAAAATTTCTCTTACAAAGACCGGACGATGAACTTAGATATCCCAGTTACAGCCGAGAACTTAGAAACGATGAAAGCTCAAATCCTTCGTGTGAACGCTGAATACCCTCAAGTCGTTTACAATGGGATTATCACACAGGACGAGAGCATTTTTATACGGAGTTTGCTCACGGCGAATCTCAGCGAAATAAATGGTTTACGGATGGAAATCATGAACAAATATTATACAAAATAA
- a CDS encoding ribonuclease HII, translating into MSTIKEIKEQLNGLNTLVEVEAFLEDSRAGVQAAIKRRKKEILAEQAEDERLEMMLNFERQAYAQGLDLIAGIDEVGRGPLAGPVVTAAVILPKNCKIKGLNDSKKIPKSKHEAIFTEVQEKALAIGIGLVDNETIDQVNIYQATKIAMLQAVEKLEIQPECLLIDAMKLDINIPQVSIIKGDAKSSSIAAASIVAKVTRDRMMAEYAHKYPHYDFEHNAGYGTAKHLEGLKNFGITPIHRKSYEPIKSMVEK; encoded by the coding sequence ATGTCAACGATTAAAGAAATAAAAGAGCAACTGAATGGCTTAAATACACTGGTCGAAGTAGAGGCTTTTCTAGAAGACAGTCGTGCCGGCGTTCAAGCAGCGATTAAACGTCGGAAAAAAGAGATTTTAGCAGAACAAGCGGAAGATGAACGCTTAGAAATGATGCTGAACTTTGAGCGACAAGCATATGCGCAAGGGCTGGACTTAATTGCGGGTATAGATGAGGTTGGACGTGGTCCATTAGCTGGTCCAGTTGTGACTGCAGCCGTTATTTTACCTAAAAATTGTAAGATTAAAGGTCTTAACGACAGTAAGAAAATTCCAAAATCTAAACATGAAGCCATTTTTACAGAAGTCCAAGAAAAAGCGCTTGCTATAGGTATTGGTCTAGTTGACAACGAAACGATCGACCAAGTGAACATATATCAGGCGACTAAAATTGCGATGCTTCAAGCTGTAGAAAAATTAGAAATACAGCCAGAGTGCCTCCTCATCGATGCGATGAAGTTAGACATCAATATCCCTCAAGTCAGTATTATCAAAGGTGATGCCAAGTCCTCAAGCATCGCGGCAGCAAGTATTGTTGCAAAGGTGACGCGAGATCGAATGATGGCGGAGTATGCCCACAAATACCCCCATTACGACTTTGAACATAATGCAGGTTATGGCACGGCCAAGCATTTGGAGGGGTTAAAGAACTTCGGCATTACACCGATTCACCGTAAATCTTATGAACCCATCAAATCAATGGTAGAAAAATAA
- the ylqF gene encoding ribosome biogenesis GTPase YlqF has protein sequence MGVAIQWFPGHMSKARRQVQENLKYVDFVIELVDARLPISSRNPMLDKIIGDKPRLIALNKADLADRNAVKSWVEFFEKQGIIALAINSKEAHTAKRLTVAAKTLMADKLARNAERGIQNSSLRTMIVGIPNAGKSTLMNRLAGKKVAVTGNKPGVTKGQQWLRTNKELEILDTPGILWPKFEDDQVGLKLALTGAIKDQLLPMDDVTIFGLQYFLENYQAATMKRLRMKEADLELEIPDLIMELTKRFGFRDDYDRFYQMFVKDVRDGRMGEYCLDKVSDYVND, from the coding sequence ATGGGTGTAGCAATTCAATGGTTCCCAGGACACATGTCCAAAGCGCGTCGTCAAGTTCAAGAAAATTTAAAATATGTTGATTTTGTGATTGAGTTGGTAGATGCACGTTTGCCGATCAGTTCACGTAACCCAATGTTGGATAAAATTATTGGGGATAAACCACGTCTTATCGCTTTAAACAAGGCCGATTTAGCTGATAGAAATGCGGTGAAATCGTGGGTGGAGTTTTTTGAAAAGCAAGGCATCATTGCTTTAGCCATCAATTCAAAAGAAGCACATACTGCCAAACGTTTGACTGTTGCAGCGAAAACTTTGATGGCTGATAAGCTTGCGCGTAATGCTGAGCGTGGCATCCAGAACAGTTCTTTACGTACGATGATTGTCGGTATACCTAATGCGGGTAAATCAACACTGATGAACCGTCTTGCAGGAAAAAAAGTAGCTGTTACAGGAAATAAACCCGGTGTAACTAAGGGACAACAATGGTTGCGTACCAATAAAGAGTTGGAAATTCTCGACACACCGGGGATACTGTGGCCAAAATTTGAAGATGACCAAGTTGGTCTAAAACTTGCTTTAACAGGCGCTATCAAGGACCAACTTTTGCCTATGGATGATGTGACAATCTTTGGTTTGCAGTATTTCCTTGAAAATTACCAAGCAGCAACCATGAAACGTTTGCGTATGAAAGAAGCAGACTTAGAGTTAGAGATCCCCGATCTTATCATGGAATTGACCAAACGTTTTGGCTTCCGTGATGATTATGACCGTTTTTATCAAATGTTTGTTAAGGATGTGCGTGATGGCAGAATGGGTGAATATTGCTTGGATAAAGTGAGTGACTATGTCAACGATTAA
- a CDS encoding DNA-3-methyladenine glycosylase codes for MKDKNFIDIISKSTIETAKNLLGMKLVLEKGGESQILGNIVETEAYLGTRDSACHSFMGKRTPRNESMYLAAGHWYVYQIHGHFMLNLVTKGENVPEAVLIRAVQAEAPEHDGSGPGKLTKSFGITKEIDGEYFVDSRLTLEVDKTPKEIACRKRTGITCKDEWRDEPLGFYVKGNSQVSRIRKKEIFGDDELTWENPAFQENKNEREETIQEA; via the coding sequence ATGAAAGATAAAAATTTTATAGATATTATAAGTAAAAGCACAATTGAGACAGCTAAAAATCTTCTCGGTATGAAACTTGTCTTGGAAAAAGGCGGTGAGTCACAAATACTTGGGAATATCGTAGAAACTGAAGCTTATCTTGGGACACGGGACAGTGCATGCCATAGTTTCATGGGAAAACGAACCCCGCGTAATGAATCCATGTACCTCGCTGCCGGCCACTGGTATGTATATCAAATTCATGGTCATTTTATGTTAAATCTAGTCACTAAAGGCGAAAATGTTCCGGAGGCTGTTTTAATTCGCGCCGTTCAAGCAGAGGCTCCAGAACATGATGGCAGTGGTCCGGGAAAGCTCACGAAATCCTTTGGCATAACGAAAGAGATAGACGGAGAGTATTTTGTTGACTCACGTTTGACATTAGAAGTAGACAAAACACCAAAAGAGATTGCCTGTCGAAAGAGAACTGGAATAACATGTAAGGATGAATGGCGAGATGAACCTTTAGGATTTTACGTAAAAGGAAATTCGCAAGTTTCTCGTATTCGCAAAAAAGAAATATTCGGTGACGATGAGTTGACTTGGGAGAATCCCGCCTTTCAGGAGAATAAAAACGAGCGAGAAGAAACGATACAAGAGGCATGA
- a CDS encoding glycoside hydrolase family 73 protein, translating to MKSYYHFRKNIVTFCYNGFMTYHKKRGVLSTKSRKIFRFTVKFLITLFVIVDLLELSTLHPADHRNTNELAVQVETTKEYDFIRTIAPYAQETQEKYGILASLTLGQAALESDFGRSGLAAKYYNLFGIKAYGNVPKVALETKEFENNQWITVREPFRVYDNWQQSVEGHAYLFTEGTTWNPNQYALVLAAKDYKEAAHAVQLSGYATDPAYTERLLEIIENYSLFHYDKV from the coding sequence ATGAAAAGCTACTATCATTTTCGTAAAAATATTGTAACTTTTTGTTATAATGGTTTTATGACATACCATAAAAAGCGCGGAGTACTTTCCACTAAATCTAGAAAAATCTTTCGTTTTACTGTAAAATTTTTGATTACCCTGTTTGTAATAGTAGATCTTTTGGAACTTAGCACCCTTCATCCAGCGGATCATCGTAATACAAATGAACTTGCGGTACAAGTTGAAACTACCAAGGAATATGATTTTATCCGAACGATAGCTCCTTATGCACAAGAGACCCAAGAAAAATACGGTATTCTCGCTTCCCTGACGCTCGGTCAGGCAGCCTTAGAAAGTGACTTTGGTCGAAGTGGACTTGCAGCTAAATATTATAATCTGTTTGGCATAAAAGCTTACGGTAACGTGCCAAAAGTTGCTTTGGAAACCAAGGAGTTTGAAAATAATCAATGGATAACAGTGCGTGAACCTTTTCGTGTTTATGACAATTGGCAACAGTCTGTAGAAGGGCATGCCTATCTTTTCACTGAAGGAACAACGTGGAACCCTAACCAGTATGCTCTTGTCCTTGCGGCTAAAGATTATAAAGAGGCAGCTCATGCTGTACAACTATCTGGCTATGCTACTGATCCAGCTTATACTGAAAGACTTCTGGAAATTATCGAAAACTATAGTTTGTTTCACTATGATAAAGTTTGA
- a CDS encoding Y-family DNA polymerase, translating into MFIDYTYEPRRAIFFEDVKSNYASIECVERGLHPLKSSLCVMSRSDHSYGLILASSPKFKEVFGKSNVSRAADLPFLLENRKFNYRRWYAKHTDIYGQRTEPSMQHVAFIESWAKRTHIVPPQMALYIDKNIEMQQLLANYTSSEEIHLYSIDESFLDVTESLNLFYSGIKDKYEQMDLLAQDLQQKVLEQMGLFVTVGMGDNPLLAKLAMDNYAKHSATMRALIRYEDVPDKVWTLPKMTDFWGIGRRTEKRFNKLGIYSIKDLAHANPDRIKRKMGIVGLQQFFHAHGIDETNVRDKHHKKSESYSNSQILPRDYVQQDEIELVIKEMAEHLAIRLRKGKKLAGGLSLYVKPSYKEYSSSIKTASKIEPTQSTTAIQAEFLRLFREKYHGEIVREIGIGGFDLSSENIKQLNLFETMLPNESQVITHQKQEALQDAIDEIRDKFDFTAIQKASVLTAGSRVLERNKMIGGHAAAGGEKNDR; encoded by the coding sequence ATGTTTATTGACTATACGTATGAACCACGGCGCGCCATTTTTTTTGAGGATGTGAAATCGAACTATGCCTCAATCGAATGTGTGGAGAGAGGGCTCCATCCTTTAAAGAGTTCACTTTGTGTCATGAGTCGCTCAGATCACTCCTATGGCCTTATCTTAGCTTCAAGTCCGAAATTTAAAGAGGTTTTTGGAAAATCTAACGTCAGTCGTGCGGCAGATTTACCTTTTTTACTAGAAAATAGGAAGTTTAACTACCGGCGTTGGTATGCCAAACATACTGACATTTACGGGCAACGCACAGAACCCTCCATGCAACATGTCGCTTTTATTGAAAGTTGGGCTAAACGCACACATATCGTTCCCCCGCAGATGGCCCTTTATATCGATAAGAATATCGAGATGCAGCAACTTTTGGCTAACTATACTTCTTCTGAAGAAATTCACTTGTATTCTATTGATGAGTCCTTCCTTGATGTTACAGAATCCCTGAATCTTTTCTACTCTGGCATCAAAGATAAATATGAGCAAATGGATTTGTTAGCCCAGGATTTACAGCAGAAAGTCCTTGAGCAAATGGGCCTATTTGTGACCGTTGGAATGGGAGATAATCCCTTGCTGGCTAAGTTGGCGATGGATAATTATGCCAAGCACAGCGCAACTATGCGGGCACTCATTCGTTATGAGGACGTCCCTGATAAAGTTTGGACACTTCCCAAAATGACTGATTTTTGGGGGATTGGAAGACGAACAGAGAAAAGATTCAATAAGTTAGGAATTTACTCTATCAAGGATCTAGCCCATGCAAACCCTGATAGGATTAAACGCAAAATGGGAATCGTTGGTCTTCAACAATTTTTTCATGCTCATGGTATTGATGAAACCAATGTTCGCGACAAACACCACAAAAAATCAGAAAGCTACAGCAACAGTCAGATTTTGCCACGTGACTATGTACAGCAAGATGAAATAGAGCTAGTGATTAAGGAAATGGCTGAGCATCTTGCTATTCGACTTCGAAAAGGGAAAAAGCTTGCGGGCGGTCTCTCGCTCTATGTTAAACCTTCCTACAAAGAGTACTCTTCTTCAATAAAGACAGCCAGTAAAATTGAACCCACTCAAAGTACGACGGCTATTCAAGCCGAGTTTTTGCGCCTCTTTAGAGAAAAATATCATGGTGAAATTGTAAGAGAGATAGGTATCGGCGGTTTTGATTTATCTAGCGAAAATATTAAGCAACTTAATCTTTTTGAAACAATGCTCCCCAATGAATCTCAGGTCATCACCCATCAAAAACAGGAAGCTCTGCAAGATGCCATCGATGAAATACGTGATAAATTTGACTTTACAGCCATTCAAAAAGCCAGCGTTTTGACAGCTGGCTCTAGAGTTTTAGAAAGAAACAAAATGATTGGCGGCCATGCAGCCGCAGGAGGAGAAAAAAATGACCGTTGA
- a CDS encoding VOC family protein produces the protein MINLCNMLYVSDVPKHAEFWTKVGLQELRRQGSDSQETVIFAVDADAPSARIQLWNLDFIRQNSPEVAEMKGSMLFTVDNLQEWHSRVAEATDTVSEINDFQGMVNFNFQDPDGNYYAFAQSELPE, from the coding sequence ATGATTAATCTTTGTAATATGCTTTATGTTTCGGATGTCCCAAAGCACGCAGAATTTTGGACGAAAGTCGGTTTGCAAGAACTTCGCCGTCAAGGTTCAGACTCACAAGAAACGGTGATTTTTGCAGTGGATGCGGATGCGCCAAGCGCACGTATTCAATTATGGAATCTGGATTTTATTCGTCAAAATTCACCAGAAGTGGCGGAGATGAAAGGCTCAATGCTCTTTACTGTAGATAACCTACAAGAGTGGCACTCACGTGTTGCTGAAGCAACAGATACAGTGAGTGAAATCAATGATTTCCAAGGTATGGTGAACTTTAACTTCCAAGATCCGGATGGCAATTATTATGCCTTTGCACAGTCTGAGTTACCAGAATGA
- a CDS encoding phosphate-starvation-inducible PsiE family protein encodes MIQFNFLSKTFNVIIKVCLSLLGLVIAFLMFKEIWVLLSSFTTGFIDYSFYDIIDRILTFFLFLEFLELIIHYLSDNDHPTIKKYIYIAVASIVRLLISNHETSQLSLFLQCSAILVLIIGTVMLNLWGDLK; translated from the coding sequence TTGATTCAATTTAATTTTTTATCGAAAACTTTTAATGTCATCATAAAAGTCTGTTTAAGTTTACTCGGGTTGGTTATTGCCTTCCTTATGTTCAAAGAGATTTGGGTCCTTCTCTCCTCCTTCACTACTGGATTTATTGATTACAGTTTCTATGATATTATTGACCGTATCTTAACTTTTTTCCTCTTTTTGGAATTTTTAGAACTCATCATTCACTATCTTTCGGATAATGATCACCCAACAATCAAGAAATATATCTATATCGCCGTTGCTTCGATCGTTCGACTTTTGATTTCAAATCACGAAACTTCTCAACTCAGCTTGTTCCTCCAATGTTCAGCCATTTTAGTCCTCATCATTGGAACTGTGATGCTCAACCTTTGGGGAGATTTAAAATAA
- the ppdK gene encoding pyruvate, phosphate dikinase, whose protein sequence is MSRAKKRVYNFTEGSKEQKDLLGGKGANLAEMTGIGLPVPRGFTITTEACLEYLDSKKLLPELVKEIEEHIVKLENETGKKFADEENPLLVSVRSGSKFSMPGMMDTILNLGLNHQSVEIFARKTGNPVFAYDCYRRLIQMFGDVVKGVDKNIFEEALTQYKAAHGYSSDIEMKAEDWKEIIQQFTTIYLNEVGENFPQDPSKQLYAAVEAVFTSWNNPRAVTYRRIHEISDKLGTAVNIQEMVFGNTGGNSGTGVAFTRNPATGEAGVFGEFLLNAQGEDVVAGIRTPRPIQELKQDQPAIYLQFEKICHQLEAHYQDMQDIEFTIEEGKLFILQTRNGKRTAKAAFKIATQMAEDGVISKEESLKRLTPSMITQLLHPVFDEQMLAESQAIAKGLPASPGAASGRVYFHAEDAQNAHAAGQKVILLRTETSPEDIEGMVVSEAIVTSRGGMTSHAAVVARGMGVCCVVGCEQLTINEKLKQAYDGTHTINEGDLLSVDGTTGKIYRGEIKLDKAQDLDLLVKVLRWASHIGKLQVRANAETVEDIRAALEFGASGIGLARTEHMFFGKERILEMRKMFLSEDQLQRKQSLETLKAFQKKDFAEILNLTEGMPCTIRLLDPPLHEFMPKTKEEYEQVAEACGQTVDFIIQRGKDLEEFNPMLGHRGCRLAITYPEIYEMQVEAIMEAALELAKTGKQVKPEIMIPLVAEEKELSYLKKMLEDKIQHVFEKHKMKLTYKIGAMLEIPRACLTADQLATSAQFFSFGTNDLTQLTYGFSRDDSVKFLPDYIEKGILEDDPFQHLDQKGVGSLMKTAIELVKPRHKDISFGVCGEVGGDPDSVAFLQNIGLDYVSCSPYRVPAVLLTVAQMSIK, encoded by the coding sequence ATGTCACGAGCAAAAAAACGGGTTTATAACTTTACAGAAGGTTCAAAAGAACAAAAGGATCTCTTGGGAGGAAAGGGAGCAAATCTTGCAGAGATGACTGGGATTGGTTTACCCGTACCCAGAGGATTTACCATTACTACCGAAGCTTGCTTAGAGTATCTGGATTCGAAAAAATTATTGCCTGAGTTGGTTAAGGAAATAGAAGAACATATTGTGAAGCTAGAAAATGAAACGGGGAAGAAATTTGCAGATGAGGAAAATCCACTTTTAGTGTCGGTCAGAAGTGGCTCAAAATTTTCAATGCCGGGCATGATGGATACCATTTTGAATTTAGGTTTAAACCATCAGAGTGTTGAAATTTTTGCCCGCAAGACTGGGAATCCTGTGTTTGCTTATGATTGTTACCGTCGTTTAATCCAAATGTTTGGCGATGTGGTTAAAGGCGTGGATAAAAACATTTTTGAAGAAGCGCTCACGCAATATAAAGCGGCACATGGTTACAGCTCAGATATTGAGATGAAAGCGGAAGATTGGAAGGAGATTATCCAACAATTTACCACAATCTATCTGAACGAAGTTGGTGAAAACTTTCCCCAAGACCCTTCCAAACAGCTTTATGCGGCAGTAGAAGCGGTATTTACTTCTTGGAATAATCCGCGCGCTGTAACTTACCGTCGTATCCATGAAATCTCCGATAAACTTGGAACAGCTGTTAATATCCAAGAAATGGTGTTTGGAAATACTGGCGGGAATAGTGGGACAGGTGTAGCCTTTACACGTAATCCCGCCACAGGAGAAGCCGGTGTTTTTGGCGAATTTTTGCTGAATGCTCAAGGGGAAGATGTTGTTGCAGGGATTAGGACGCCGCGTCCAATACAAGAGCTGAAACAAGACCAACCCGCGATTTACTTGCAATTTGAAAAAATATGCCATCAGTTGGAAGCGCATTATCAAGATATGCAAGATATCGAGTTCACCATAGAAGAGGGAAAACTCTTCATTCTTCAAACACGTAACGGGAAACGAACAGCAAAGGCCGCTTTTAAAATTGCGACTCAAATGGCAGAAGATGGCGTAATAAGTAAGGAGGAGAGCTTGAAACGCCTAACGCCTTCCATGATTACCCAGCTGCTTCATCCTGTGTTTGATGAACAAATGTTGGCGGAGAGTCAAGCTATAGCAAAAGGATTACCTGCAAGCCCTGGTGCAGCTTCTGGGAGAGTTTATTTCCATGCAGAAGATGCGCAAAACGCACACGCGGCGGGACAAAAAGTTATCCTTCTTCGAACAGAAACTTCACCAGAAGATATTGAAGGTATGGTTGTGAGTGAGGCCATTGTCACATCTCGTGGAGGAATGACCTCTCATGCGGCTGTCGTAGCACGAGGTATGGGGGTGTGCTGCGTGGTTGGATGTGAACAATTAACGATTAATGAAAAACTCAAACAAGCATACGATGGTACACATACCATAAATGAAGGTGATTTACTCTCAGTAGATGGTACAACAGGAAAAATCTACCGGGGTGAAATTAAACTTGATAAGGCACAAGATCTCGATCTTTTAGTAAAAGTGCTCAGATGGGCCTCTCACATAGGGAAGTTGCAGGTCAGAGCAAATGCTGAAACTGTTGAAGATATCAGAGCTGCGTTAGAGTTTGGTGCGAGCGGTATTGGCTTGGCGCGTACAGAACATATGTTTTTTGGAAAAGAACGAATTTTGGAAATGCGTAAAATGTTTCTCTCAGAAGATCAACTGCAGCGTAAGCAATCGCTTGAAACACTCAAAGCATTCCAGAAAAAAGATTTTGCTGAAATTTTGAATCTCACCGAGGGAATGCCGTGTACGATCCGCCTTTTGGATCCGCCGCTTCACGAATTTATGCCTAAAACGAAGGAAGAATATGAGCAAGTGGCTGAAGCATGCGGTCAAACGGTTGACTTTATCATACAAAGAGGGAAAGATCTCGAAGAGTTCAATCCAATGCTGGGGCATCGTGGTTGTCGTTTAGCCATAACTTATCCTGAAATATATGAAATGCAGGTTGAAGCCATAATGGAAGCTGCTTTGGAGCTTGCTAAAACAGGAAAGCAGGTCAAACCAGAGATTATGATTCCTTTAGTTGCTGAAGAAAAAGAATTATCTTATCTTAAAAAGATGTTGGAAGACAAAATTCAACATGTCTTTGAAAAACACAAGATGAAACTGACGTATAAGATCGGTGCAATGCTTGAAATTCCAAGAGCCTGCTTGACGGCCGACCAGCTTGCGACTTCGGCACAGTTCTTCAGTTTTGGTACCAATGACCTGACACAGCTGACCTATGGCTTTTCTCGTGATGATTCGGTTAAATTTTTGCCAGACTACATTGAGAAAGGGATTTTAGAAGATGATCCTTTTCAACATTTGGATCAGAAAGGCGTGGGCAGTTTGATGAAAACAGCAATAGAGCTTGTCAAACCGCGACATAAGGATATTAGTTTTGGGGTGTGTGGTGAAGTGGGAGGCGATCCAGACTCCGTTGCTTTTCTTCAAAACATCGGTTTGGATTATGTATCATGCTCACCATATCGCGTTCCTGCAGTTCTTCTTACGGTTGCACAGATGAGTATTAAGTAA
- a CDS encoding helix-turn-helix transcriptional regulator, with the protein MKLTTRQTEIINIVKAEQPISGEKIAQNLGLSRATLRNDLSILTMTGLLDAKPKVGYFYTGQKMQPLYIESCYSKKVADVMTSPLIVEQNMSVYDAATSLFLYDIGSIYVKNENGDLAGLLSRKDLLRFAISGNNLEKTPVAVIMTRMPNIHTITADKTLLEAGNILSQYEVDSLPVLEKVDSKKIIGKISIKHIMKAFIQTGNEMQGED; encoded by the coding sequence TTGAAACTGACAACAAGACAAACTGAAATAATTAATATCGTAAAAGCAGAACAGCCCATAAGTGGTGAAAAAATTGCACAAAATTTAGGTTTAAGTCGTGCAACTTTAAGGAACGACTTGTCTATACTAACCATGACGGGATTACTTGATGCTAAGCCAAAGGTGGGCTATTTCTATACGGGGCAAAAAATGCAGCCTCTTTATATTGAAAGCTGCTACTCAAAAAAAGTAGCAGACGTTATGACTTCGCCCCTAATTGTTGAGCAAAATATGTCTGTTTACGACGCTGCGACAAGTCTTTTTCTCTATGATATTGGCAGTATATATGTCAAAAATGAAAATGGCGATTTAGCTGGCCTTCTTTCTCGGAAAGATCTTCTCCGCTTCGCTATTAGTGGCAACAATCTGGAGAAAACACCCGTTGCTGTCATAATGACACGTATGCCTAATATTCATACTATAACTGCCGACAAGACTTTACTTGAAGCTGGGAATATTCTTTCCCAATACGAGGTTGATAGCTTACCTGTGCTTGAAAAAGTAGACTCGAAAAAAATCATCGGTAAAATATCCATCAAACACATCATGAAAGCTTTCATCCAAACAGGAAACGAAATGCAAGGCGAAGATTAA